One window of the Ignavibacteriales bacterium genome contains the following:
- a CDS encoding DUF2723 domain-containing protein translates to MKYLQRYYYLLAGLVASILYIFTIAPSVLQIDTGELAAVQCTLGIAHPTGYPLFTLLGYIFSLVPFPFSKIFQLNLLTALYCASAIAIFTYTVKLILDNLSAFQFIKTVTEKTKKQKQTNKTQVTIVESTFVLSEQTKIITAIFSGLFLALSKTFWFQSTSVEVYSLHLLLISIIILTLIKAFLLSNKEKSISKYWIIFAIALALGFTNHMTTLLIIPGVAYLYFVNNGFNSKSIKQIIFMLLIFFPILIIIYSYLPIRASQNPIMNWGNPIDWERIIRHISGQQYQVWLFSSTEAAAKQFNYFIENLPKEFSFSLIIALAGLITSFIYARKFFIFNLIVFLSAVFYSINYDINDIDSYFLLAYISLAFFTAFGISQLILFTSKNKMKIILPVSTLVLFLGLQFYNSYDEVNQRNNFVYEDYTKSLLNSLPKNSIVFSYQWDYFISASYYFQLVENFRKDVTVIDKELLRRSWYYKQLSTNHPTLLNGVQVDVDQFIEALKPFEREQQYNANLLENLFRRIMTGLVSTNIDNHNYFVAPEIVNGEMKRGEFQLPQGYTLVPYQFLFKVVRTSEYVDAPLPDFKIRFGTKEDQYISSLKGFVASMLVSRAIYEVQFNKLYRAKIYVKKLAADFPDVTLPPVLSNLVFN, encoded by the coding sequence ATGAAATATTTACAAAGATACTACTACCTTCTTGCAGGATTAGTTGCATCTATTCTTTATATATTTACAATCGCTCCTTCTGTCTTGCAGATTGATACTGGTGAACTTGCTGCAGTACAATGTACACTTGGAATTGCGCATCCAACCGGATACCCCTTGTTTACATTACTTGGATATATATTTTCTTTGGTACCGTTTCCCTTTTCAAAAATTTTTCAATTAAATCTACTAACGGCTCTTTATTGTGCCTCCGCGATTGCCATCTTTACTTATACAGTAAAATTAATCTTAGATAATCTTTCTGCTTTTCAATTTATAAAGACAGTTACAGAAAAAACTAAGAAGCAAAAGCAAACCAATAAAACTCAAGTTACTATAGTTGAATCAACATTTGTTTTATCGGAGCAAACAAAAATAATCACAGCAATTTTTAGTGGACTATTTCTTGCACTTAGCAAAACTTTTTGGTTTCAAAGCACTTCTGTCGAAGTTTATAGCTTGCATCTTTTATTGATTTCAATAATAATCTTAACATTGATTAAAGCTTTCCTTTTATCAAACAAAGAAAAATCCATCTCTAAATATTGGATCATCTTCGCAATTGCTTTGGCACTCGGATTTACAAATCACATGACAACTCTTTTAATTATTCCGGGTGTTGCCTATTTGTATTTTGTTAATAATGGTTTCAATTCAAAAAGCATTAAACAAATTATTTTTATGCTTTTAATTTTCTTTCCGATTTTGATTATAATCTATTCCTATCTCCCAATTCGCGCATCACAAAATCCTATTATGAATTGGGGAAATCCAATTGATTGGGAAAGAATAATCAGGCACATTTCCGGTCAACAATATCAGGTATGGCTTTTCTCATCAACTGAAGCTGCCGCAAAACAATTTAATTATTTTATTGAAAATCTTCCAAAAGAATTTTCTTTTTCATTAATCATTGCATTAGCTGGTCTAATAACTTCTTTTATTTATGCACGAAAGTTTTTCATTTTCAATCTTATTGTTTTTCTATCAGCAGTTTTTTATTCCATTAACTATGATATAAATGACATTGATTCGTACTTTTTATTAGCTTATATCTCTCTTGCTTTCTTTACAGCATTTGGAATTTCACAATTGATTTTATTCACTTCCAAAAATAAAATGAAAATTATTTTGCCCGTTTCTACTCTTGTTCTGTTTTTAGGATTACAATTTTACAATAGCTATGATGAAGTAAATCAAAGAAATAATTTTGTCTATGAAGATTATACAAAATCACTTTTAAACTCTTTACCAAAAAACTCAATAGTGTTTAGCTACCAGTGGGATTATTTTATATCCGCATCTTATTATTTTCAATTAGTTGAGAATTTTAGAAAAGATGTTACAGTTATTGATAAAGAGCTATTAAGAAGATCATGGTATTACAAGCAACTTTCAACTAATCATCCAACTTTATTAAATGGTGTTCAAGTTGATGTTGATCAATTTATTGAAGCATTAAAGCCATTTGAACGCGAACAGCAATACAATGCAAACCTTCTTGAAAACCTTTTTAGAAGAATAATGACCGGATTGGTCTCAACCAACATTGATAATCATAATTATTTTGTTGCACCCGAAATTGTTAATGGAGAAATGAAGCGCGGTGAGTTTCAATTGCCACAAGGATATACTTTAGTTCCATATCAGTTTTTATTTAAAGTTGTTAGGACAAGTGAATATGTAGACGCACCATTACCTGATTTTAAAATCAGATTTGGTACAAAAGAAGATCAATATATAAGTTCTCTAAAAGGATTTGTGGCATCAATGCTGGTAAGCAGAG